From Actinomyces slackii, a single genomic window includes:
- a CDS encoding TetR/AcrR family transcriptional regulator, producing the protein MMAKRTRMSASQRREQLIDVARGLFAEKGFDATSIEEVSARAKVSKPVVYEHFGGKEGLYAVIVDRELTAISSTITAALGSSDSSSVIVERAALALLTYIEDSPDGFRILSAGSDRAAGTYSTLLADVAIEVSGILASRFAEHSIDPRTAPLYAQMLVGIVALPAQWWLENRTMTKEEVAAHMVNLAWNGLHGLEARPALRSTAPPSQKGRRE; encoded by the coding sequence ATCATGGCCAAGCGCACCCGCATGAGCGCCTCCCAGAGGCGCGAGCAGCTGATCGACGTCGCCCGGGGCCTGTTCGCCGAGAAGGGTTTCGACGCCACGAGCATCGAGGAGGTCTCCGCCCGGGCCAAGGTCTCCAAGCCCGTGGTCTACGAGCACTTCGGGGGCAAGGAGGGCCTGTACGCCGTCATCGTGGACCGGGAGCTGACGGCGATCTCCTCGACCATCACCGCGGCCCTGGGCTCCTCGGACTCCTCCTCGGTGATCGTTGAGCGGGCCGCCCTGGCGCTGCTGACCTATATCGAGGACTCCCCCGACGGCTTCCGCATTCTCTCGGCCGGCTCGGACCGGGCCGCCGGCACCTACTCCACACTGCTGGCCGACGTCGCCATCGAGGTCTCGGGGATTCTCGCCTCCCGCTTCGCCGAGCACAGCATCGACCCGCGCACGGCCCCCCTGTATGCCCAGATGCTTGTGGGCATCGTGGCGCTGCCCGCCCAGTGGTGGCTGGAGAATCGCACGATGACCAAGGAGGAGGTGGCGGCTCATATGGTCAACCTGGCCTGGAATGGGCTGCACGGACTGGAGGCCCGCCCCGCCCTGCGCTCCACAGCGCCACCCAGTCAGAAGGGTCGCCGAGAATAG
- a CDS encoding glycosyltransferase family 2 protein codes for MPTRIGHSRPRPGGGADQPQPRGSQRLTLAMLTYRRNAYLEAVLPELVAQARALAPDHEARVLIVDNDPHAGARPVVARAQEALAADQQEAGARLDYVHEPEPGIVAGRNRALDEAADSALLVFIDDDEVPAPGWLEALVSAWSDGGCAAVTGPTPPDFESPPNAWVSASGAFDSWEAPDGAQVRSADTGNLLLDMAVVRRAGLRFDPRYGLTGGEDSLFTRQLTLAGGVIRFAASAVVTKRVPRERATRTWVLQRAYRSGSSWARVRIQTASGSRGALRLAYAARGTAKAARDGLRGAAARLSGRVEAQARHEVSSRGGLGMVVGAFGMRVREYGRPAKGSKKAERS; via the coding sequence GTGCCCACCAGGATCGGCCACAGCCGCCCCCGCCCCGGGGGCGGGGCGGACCAGCCCCAGCCCCGGGGCTCCCAGCGCCTGACGCTGGCCATGCTCACCTACCGGCGCAACGCCTACCTGGAGGCGGTGCTGCCCGAGCTCGTCGCGCAGGCCCGCGCCCTGGCCCCGGACCATGAGGCCCGGGTCCTCATCGTCGACAACGACCCTCATGCCGGGGCGCGCCCCGTCGTCGCCCGTGCCCAGGAGGCCCTGGCTGCCGACCAGCAGGAGGCCGGCGCGCGGCTCGACTACGTCCATGAGCCCGAGCCGGGGATCGTCGCGGGCCGCAACCGGGCCCTGGATGAGGCCGCGGACAGCGCCCTGCTGGTCTTCATCGACGACGACGAGGTTCCCGCCCCCGGATGGCTCGAGGCCCTGGTCTCGGCCTGGAGCGATGGCGGCTGCGCTGCCGTGACCGGCCCCACCCCGCCTGATTTCGAGTCCCCGCCTAACGCCTGGGTGAGCGCCTCGGGCGCATTCGACTCCTGGGAGGCGCCCGACGGGGCCCAGGTGCGCAGCGCCGACACCGGCAACCTCCTGCTGGACATGGCGGTGGTGCGACGGGCGGGGCTGCGATTCGACCCGCGCTACGGCCTGACCGGTGGCGAGGACTCGCTGTTCACCCGGCAGCTGACCCTGGCCGGGGGCGTCATCCGCTTCGCCGCCTCCGCGGTGGTCACCAAGCGGGTGCCCCGGGAGCGGGCCACCCGCACCTGGGTCCTCCAGCGCGCCTACCGCTCCGGCTCCTCCTGGGCGCGGGTGCGCATCCAGACCGCCTCCGGATCGCGCGGTGCTCTGCGCCTGGCCTATGCGGCCCGGGGCACGGCCAAGGCCGCCCGCGACGGTCTGCGCGGGGCAGCGGCCCGCCTGAGCGGGCGCGTGGAGGCCCAGGCCCGCCACGAGGTCTCCAGCCGCGGCGGCCTGGGAATGGTGGTGGGGGCCTTCGGCATGCGGGTGCGCGAGTACGGTCGCCCCGCCAAGGGCTCGAAGAAGGCAGAGCGGTCATGA
- a CDS encoding glycosyltransferase family 2 protein, translating to MREQEAGGVRLTIAIPTYRRPEAVGRALAGALEQAEAQVELRADGVREAEVLVIDNDPEASGRDVVEQAARGAGRARVCYVVEPSPGVTAVRNRALDETGGSDLLIFIDDDEEPEPGWLAALVGLWRETGCQAAAGPVIPVYEREPDVWVRAGEFFVRRSWPTGTVRPVAASNCLLLDLGFVRRAGLRFDEAFGATGGEDTLFTRRLVAAGGVIRWCAEARVRDHVPASRLDHAWILRRQRSHAATAVRVDLALAGPGVQAGIRLRAAAGGAARIAVGAAREAVGALTGSAAHRAKGARLVARGRGMLAASGGRGVHEEYGRSP from the coding sequence ATGAGGGAGCAGGAGGCCGGCGGAGTGCGCCTGACCATCGCCATCCCCACCTACCGGCGCCCCGAGGCGGTGGGGCGCGCCCTGGCGGGGGCGCTGGAGCAGGCCGAGGCCCAGGTTGAGCTCCGGGCCGATGGGGTCCGCGAGGCCGAGGTCCTGGTTATCGACAATGACCCTGAGGCCTCAGGGCGCGACGTCGTCGAGCAGGCCGCGCGGGGAGCGGGCAGGGCGAGGGTGTGCTACGTCGTCGAGCCATCCCCGGGCGTGACCGCTGTGCGCAACCGGGCCCTGGATGAGACCGGCGGCAGCGACCTGCTCATCTTCATCGACGACGATGAGGAGCCCGAGCCCGGGTGGCTGGCCGCGCTGGTGGGCCTGTGGCGGGAGACCGGCTGCCAGGCCGCCGCCGGACCGGTCATCCCCGTCTATGAGCGCGAGCCGGATGTCTGGGTGCGCGCCGGGGAGTTCTTCGTGCGCCGCAGCTGGCCCACGGGCACCGTGCGACCCGTGGCGGCCTCCAACTGCCTGCTGCTGGACCTGGGCTTTGTGCGCCGCGCGGGCCTGCGCTTCGACGAGGCCTTCGGGGCCACAGGCGGGGAGGACACGCTCTTCACTCGTCGGCTGGTGGCCGCCGGAGGCGTGATCCGCTGGTGCGCCGAGGCCAGGGTGCGCGATCATGTGCCGGCCTCCCGGCTCGACCACGCCTGGATCCTGCGCCGTCAGCGCTCCCACGCGGCCACCGCCGTGCGCGTGGACCTGGCTCTGGCGGGACCGGGGGTGCAGGCGGGGATCCGGCTGCGGGCCGCGGCGGGGGGAGCCGCGCGCATCGCCGTCGGGGCGGCCCGGGAGGCTGTGGGGGCGCTGACGGGAAGCGCCGCGCATCGGGCCAAGGGCGCGCGCCTGGTGGCCCGGGGGCGCGGCATGCTGGCCGCCAGTGGTGGCCGGGGCGTCCACGAGGAGTACGGCCGCTCACCCTGA
- a CDS encoding glycosyltransferase family 2 protein, with the protein MSTESFHGIFHGIADAPSAPTADEAALLARTAIIVVNYDSADLLARNLAAVGDAAPEARVVVVDNYSTAGARGRITELAARHDWTTVLPESNTGFGGGMNLGAARAVADGAELLVLLNPDAVIERASLLALVARAAASPMALVGPVIADSSGTTVSDGHVVCLADGSMRSRRSRRPIPPGGTRPWLSGACLALSTALFEAAGGFDARYFLYWEDVDFSARVMAAGGRLILARDALAVHDEGATHAQADQSQRAMSPTYYYYNIRNRLLFAGLHLDAAAQRRWVATAIPTATEVILRGGKRQLLSSWRPLVTAAAATRDGLALRRAARRGTLPAADQPLPR; encoded by the coding sequence ATGAGCACCGAGTCATTCCATGGCATCTTCCATGGCATCGCCGATGCGCCGTCGGCGCCGACGGCGGATGAGGCGGCCCTGCTGGCCCGTACCGCGATCATCGTCGTCAACTACGACTCGGCCGATCTGCTGGCGCGCAACCTGGCCGCTGTGGGCGACGCGGCCCCGGAGGCGCGGGTCGTCGTGGTGGACAACTACTCGACCGCCGGAGCCCGAGGGCGGATCACCGAGCTGGCCGCCCGCCACGACTGGACCACGGTGCTGCCGGAGTCCAACACGGGATTCGGCGGAGGCATGAATCTGGGGGCGGCCCGGGCGGTGGCCGACGGCGCCGAGCTCCTGGTCCTGCTCAACCCCGACGCCGTCATCGAGCGCGCGAGCCTGCTCGCCCTGGTGGCGCGCGCGGCCGCCAGCCCCATGGCCCTGGTGGGGCCGGTGATCGCGGACTCCTCGGGGACGACCGTCTCCGATGGCCATGTGGTCTGCCTGGCGGACGGCTCCATGCGCTCGCGCCGCTCGCGCCGCCCGATCCCGCCGGGAGGCACGCGGCCCTGGCTGTCGGGGGCCTGCCTGGCGCTGTCCACCGCGCTCTTCGAGGCAGCCGGCGGATTCGATGCGCGCTACTTCCTGTACTGGGAGGATGTGGACTTCTCAGCCCGGGTCATGGCGGCGGGCGGTCGCCTCATCCTGGCCCGCGACGCCCTGGCGGTCCATGACGAGGGCGCCACCCACGCCCAGGCCGATCAGAGCCAGCGCGCCATGTCCCCGACCTACTACTACTACAACATCCGCAATCGCCTGCTCTTCGCGGGCCTCCACCTGGATGCGGCGGCCCAGCGCCGGTGGGTGGCCACGGCGATCCCCACGGCCACGGAGGTCATCCTGCGCGGGGGCAAGCGCCAACTGCTGAGCTCCTGGCGCCCGCTGGTCACCGCCGCGGCCGCCACTCGGGACGGCCTGGCCCTGCGGCGCGCGGCGCGCCGCGGCACCCTGCCCGCGGCGGATCAGCCCCTGCCCCGCTGA
- a CDS encoding acyltransferase family protein: MPTAQPPTAPAAVRLVELDGLRGLAAGVVLLHHMLLLLPTLAEVGAHPGVVPSGTLEQVLVRTPLHLLWAGHEAVLIFYVLSGVALVFPVARRHAQGRRFDWVDYAPRRVIRLWVPAAASTLLTVGTILLVPRSTDPALGAWITQGHPPGLSAAALARQLLLLPKHAYHNTVLWSLHAEAVFSILLPLVILVVALAARWRAWWLPIIVALAVPPITGSLATGTYLPVFIIGASLGWHWGHAPSLLPRAPARWANAAAAACLITMTAAWWPGMEGQAAQRLAACLTLVSATALVILVVRAGAMRGLLRNRGVQYLGGMSFSLYLVHEPVVVTLRLATASLSPWWALVAAPLVAAPLTWMFQRWIEAPSHRLSRRAGRWTSSRLQARLQARTHAHSADSRA; the protein is encoded by the coding sequence ATGCCCACCGCCCAGCCCCCCACAGCGCCTGCGGCCGTGCGCCTGGTCGAGCTCGACGGGCTGCGCGGCCTGGCAGCCGGCGTCGTGCTCCTTCACCACATGCTGCTTCTCCTCCCAACCCTGGCGGAGGTCGGCGCCCACCCGGGCGTCGTGCCCAGCGGCACCCTGGAGCAGGTCCTCGTGCGCACGCCCCTGCACCTGCTGTGGGCGGGCCACGAGGCCGTTCTCATCTTCTACGTGCTCTCCGGCGTCGCCCTGGTCTTCCCGGTGGCGCGCCGCCACGCCCAGGGTCGTCGATTCGACTGGGTGGACTACGCCCCCCGGCGCGTCATCCGCCTGTGGGTCCCCGCGGCAGCCTCCACGCTGCTGACGGTGGGCACCATCCTGCTGGTGCCGCGCTCCACGGACCCGGCGCTGGGCGCGTGGATCACCCAGGGCCACCCCCCGGGCCTGTCAGCGGCCGCCCTGGCCCGCCAGCTCCTGCTGCTGCCCAAGCACGCCTACCACAACACGGTGCTGTGGTCGCTGCACGCCGAGGCCGTCTTCTCCATCCTCCTGCCCCTGGTGATCCTGGTCGTCGCACTGGCCGCGCGCTGGCGGGCATGGTGGCTGCCGATCATCGTGGCCCTGGCGGTCCCGCCCATCACCGGCAGCCTGGCAACCGGCACCTACCTGCCCGTCTTCATCATCGGCGCCTCCCTGGGATGGCACTGGGGCCACGCCCCCTCCCTCCTCCCACGGGCCCCCGCGCGCTGGGCCAATGCCGCGGCCGCGGCCTGCCTCATCACCATGACCGCGGCCTGGTGGCCCGGCATGGAGGGCCAGGCCGCCCAGCGCCTGGCCGCATGCCTGACCCTGGTCTCGGCCACCGCTCTGGTGATCCTCGTGGTCAGGGCCGGCGCCATGCGGGGCCTGCTGCGCAATCGGGGCGTGCAGTACCTGGGGGGCATGTCCTTCTCCCTCTACCTGGTCCATGAGCCCGTGGTGGTCACTCTCCGGCTGGCCACCGCCTCGCTCTCGCCCTGGTGGGCACTGGTGGCAGCGCCCCTGGTGGCCGCGCCCCTGACCTGGATGTTCCAACGCTGGATCGAGGCCCCCAGTCACCGGCTCTCGCGCCGCGCGGGCCGCTGGACATCCTCTCGCCTCCAGGCGCGTCTCCAGGCGCGCACCCACGCCCACTCCGCCGATTCGAGAGCATGA
- a CDS encoding WD40 repeat domain-containing protein: protein MSFARRARSALAAAAALPLALIGLLPGVTAPAQAADPVPASPTPLPTVQIDGVVWDQAVVGNVVYAVGKFDNARPAGSAPGQNETPRANALAYDITTGTLLDWAPTTNGAIYAVEASKDGSTIYLGGQFSTLNGENTWRVGAVNAAGARQALGASANAAVRDLEISPDGSTLYMAGSFTQINNSGRSRAAALNLGTQALTDFAPEVDNSQVRSITVAADGSAVAIGGSFTSVGGSSDPGYGLAILEPDGSLRHNNITSVVRNANENAGIMSLKSDASGLYGVAYSHSRSEGTIEGMFRANWSTGNLDFLADCHGDSYDVHPTASIVYIAGHTHDCSNIGGFPDSTNYYHAVAFTNAATGTVQRNRVWGYKDHSGQPAPTVLEGFRPVFQIGTITNTNQATWTVEGNDQYIVYGGEFPAVEGMAQQGLVRFSVTGGNNNGGDNGGNNGGGDNGGDNNGNNNGGDNGGGDNGGNNGGGDNGGDNGGGDNNGNNNGGDNDDDDDDDDDWGGNNRWWWW, encoded by the coding sequence GTGAGTTTTGCACGCCGTGCGCGCTCCGCACTGGCCGCAGCGGCGGCCCTCCCCCTCGCCCTCATCGGCCTGCTGCCCGGAGTAACGGCGCCCGCCCAGGCCGCCGACCCGGTTCCCGCCTCGCCCACGCCCCTGCCGACGGTCCAGATCGACGGCGTCGTGTGGGACCAGGCTGTGGTGGGAAATGTTGTCTACGCCGTCGGGAAGTTCGACAATGCGCGTCCCGCCGGGTCGGCACCCGGTCAGAACGAGACTCCCCGGGCCAATGCGCTGGCCTATGACATCACCACCGGCACCCTTCTGGACTGGGCGCCCACCACCAATGGGGCCATCTATGCGGTGGAGGCCTCCAAGGACGGATCCACCATCTACCTGGGCGGGCAGTTCTCCACCCTCAACGGTGAGAACACCTGGCGCGTGGGGGCGGTCAATGCTGCGGGTGCCCGTCAGGCCCTGGGCGCCTCGGCCAATGCCGCGGTCAGGGACCTGGAGATCTCCCCCGATGGCTCCACGCTCTACATGGCCGGTTCCTTCACGCAGATCAACAACTCGGGCCGTTCCCGGGCCGCGGCGCTCAACCTGGGCACCCAGGCGCTGACCGACTTCGCCCCCGAGGTGGACAACTCCCAGGTCCGTTCCATCACCGTGGCGGCCGACGGCAGCGCCGTGGCCATCGGCGGATCCTTCACCTCGGTGGGCGGCTCCTCCGATCCGGGCTACGGCCTGGCGATCCTGGAGCCGGACGGCTCGCTGCGCCACAACAACATCACCTCCGTGGTGCGCAATGCCAACGAGAACGCCGGCATCATGAGCCTGAAGTCCGACGCCAGTGGGCTCTACGGCGTGGCCTACTCCCACAGCCGCTCCGAGGGGACCATCGAGGGGATGTTCCGCGCCAACTGGAGCACGGGCAACCTGGACTTCCTGGCCGACTGCCACGGCGACTCCTATGACGTCCACCCGACGGCGAGCATTGTCTACATCGCCGGTCACACCCACGACTGCAGCAACATCGGCGGCTTCCCCGACTCCACGAACTACTACCATGCGGTCGCCTTCACCAATGCGGCCACCGGCACGGTCCAGCGCAACCGGGTGTGGGGGTACAAGGATCACTCGGGGCAGCCCGCTCCCACCGTTCTGGAGGGCTTCCGCCCTGTCTTCCAGATCGGCACCATCACCAATACCAACCAGGCCACCTGGACCGTGGAGGGCAACGACCAGTACATCGTCTATGGCGGGGAGTTCCCGGCCGTGGAGGGAATGGCTCAGCAGGGTCTTGTTCGCTTCTCCGTCACCGGCGGCAACAACAACGGTGGCGACAACGGCGGCAACAACGGCGGCGGCGATAACGGCGGCGACAACAACGGTAACAACAACGGCGGCGACAACGGCGGTGGCGATAACGGCGGCAACAACGGCGGTGGCGATAACGGCGGCGACAACGGCGGCGGCGACAACAACGGGAACAACAATGGCGGTGACAATGACGACGATGATGACGACGATGACGACTGGGGCGGCAACAATAGATGGTGGTGGTGGTGA
- a CDS encoding LamG domain-containing protein, which translates to MAVSVALPLGLAALTLPVTPAAAEPASPGGGGGLPATVSADALPTVQINGVVWDQAVVGNTVYAVGDFSSARPAGSAAGQNETSRANAVAYDITTGEMTDWAPSTNGRINSIEASPDGSTLYIGGDFTSLNGETTWRVGAVSAASGQRVPLAAAANGSVKAVELSPDGSTLYIGGAFTQVNRADRQRVAAVDLGAQRLTDFSAKVDDLYVRTIAVAADSSAVAIGGAFTSVGGSQNPGYGLAILENDGSLRKNNINKLVRTAGIWGSVMSLVADDKGLYGVSYSQSGAFEGTFRANWATGDLDFMADCHGDSYDVHSAGDVVYSTSHTHDCSNIGGLPESAPHRYHNAVAFVNGATGVVKPNSKRGYTDFQGTNATTNLNFYPEFKAGKITKTDQAAWTVEGNDQYVVFGGEFPSVNGKAQQGLVRFARRDIAPNEQGPMVKGGAYKVTASSERAGVVTLSFPTNWDRDDKTLTYTVYRDTRNSEPISTQTVTAGFWESSMLSATDVVAPGATHRYRVVVTDPWGAFTHSDWVTVTAAEGEGLSPYGGRVLADGAAHYWPMDETSGASAADFVAGSNLRLFGSNYSWGAESFLDTGSALNLSSQGRSLSNGYTNSAVPAPSSFTMETWVRTETARGGAIMGFGSSRTGSSSQRDRIVYMRNDGTVSFMLYPGQVNTITTEKAVNDGEWHHIVATLSPTSGATLYVDGKVAASDASFTSGQSYSGYWRVGGDSLQGVNGAPSNYYIQADIDEVAVYGAPLGPSQVATHYTLGSGKEVEPDKEDPKTPETGSVLLADGFDRTTSRGWGKADTGGSWTPIWNADSLSTSDSAGRVAMAGARSSSSIGSEVLESTSTDAVVDFSLDALPGGNGAFVSYVARGNDAGQYQATVRVGAAGPPVATISKVVQGRETALGTILLTDAYQPGQTLHLRMVVSGEKSTAVQAKLWVGDTEPEEWGTDIVDNDENLKDAGRVGLNTYMSGSAGPDTVTLAIEGITIKQH; encoded by the coding sequence GTGGCCGTGTCTGTGGCCCTGCCACTGGGCCTGGCCGCACTGACCCTTCCCGTGACACCTGCCGCTGCTGAGCCCGCCTCACCGGGCGGTGGGGGAGGGCTCCCTGCCACCGTCTCCGCCGACGCCCTGCCCACCGTGCAGATCAACGGCGTGGTCTGGGACCAGGCCGTGGTCGGCAACACGGTCTACGCGGTGGGCGACTTCTCCAGCGCCCGCCCCGCCGGCTCAGCGGCCGGACAGAACGAAACCTCCCGAGCCAACGCCGTGGCCTACGACATCACCACCGGCGAGATGACGGACTGGGCCCCCTCCACCAACGGCAGGATCAACTCCATCGAGGCCTCCCCCGATGGCTCCACCCTCTACATCGGCGGAGACTTCACCTCCCTGAACGGAGAGACCACCTGGAGGGTCGGCGCGGTCAGCGCCGCCTCCGGCCAGCGCGTGCCCCTGGCGGCCGCCGCCAACGGCTCGGTCAAGGCCGTGGAGCTCTCGCCGGACGGCTCCACCCTCTACATCGGCGGCGCCTTCACCCAGGTCAATCGCGCCGACCGTCAGCGAGTGGCCGCCGTCGACCTGGGCGCCCAGCGCCTGACGGACTTCTCCGCCAAGGTCGACGACCTCTACGTGCGCACCATCGCCGTGGCCGCCGACAGCAGCGCCGTGGCCATCGGCGGCGCCTTCACCTCCGTGGGGGGCTCGCAGAACCCCGGCTACGGCCTGGCCATCCTGGAGAACGACGGCTCCCTGCGGAAGAACAACATCAACAAGCTCGTGCGCACCGCGGGCATCTGGGGCTCGGTCATGAGCCTGGTCGCCGATGACAAGGGGCTCTACGGGGTCTCCTACTCCCAGTCCGGCGCATTCGAGGGAACCTTCCGCGCCAACTGGGCCACCGGCGACCTGGACTTCATGGCGGACTGCCACGGGGACTCCTACGACGTCCACTCCGCTGGCGACGTCGTCTACTCCACCAGCCACACCCACGACTGCTCCAACATCGGTGGCCTGCCCGAGTCGGCCCCGCACCGCTACCACAACGCAGTGGCCTTCGTCAACGGCGCCACCGGTGTGGTCAAGCCCAACTCCAAGCGCGGCTACACCGACTTCCAGGGCACCAACGCCACCACCAACCTCAACTTCTACCCCGAGTTCAAGGCCGGCAAGATCACCAAGACCGACCAGGCCGCCTGGACCGTTGAGGGCAATGACCAGTACGTCGTCTTCGGCGGGGAGTTCCCCAGCGTCAACGGCAAGGCCCAGCAGGGCCTGGTGCGCTTCGCCCGCCGCGACATCGCCCCCAATGAGCAGGGCCCCATGGTCAAGGGCGGTGCCTACAAGGTCACCGCCTCCTCTGAGCGCGCCGGCGTGGTCACCCTGTCCTTCCCCACCAACTGGGATCGGGATGACAAGACCCTGACCTACACGGTCTACCGAGATACCCGCAATTCCGAGCCGATCTCCACCCAGACGGTCACCGCCGGATTCTGGGAGAGCTCCATGCTCTCGGCCACCGACGTCGTCGCCCCCGGGGCCACTCACCGCTACCGCGTCGTCGTCACCGATCCCTGGGGGGCCTTCACCCACTCGGACTGGGTGACCGTCACGGCCGCCGAGGGCGAGGGACTGAGCCCCTACGGCGGGCGCGTCCTGGCCGACGGCGCCGCCCACTACTGGCCCATGGATGAGACCAGTGGAGCCAGCGCCGCCGACTTCGTGGCCGGCAGCAACCTGCGGCTCTTCGGCTCCAACTACTCCTGGGGCGCTGAGTCCTTCCTGGACACCGGATCGGCCCTCAATCTCAGCTCGCAGGGCCGGTCCCTGAGCAACGGGTACACGAACTCGGCCGTTCCCGCCCCCTCCAGCTTCACCATGGAGACCTGGGTGCGCACCGAGACCGCCCGCGGAGGCGCCATCATGGGCTTCGGCTCCTCGCGCACGGGAAGCTCCTCCCAGCGCGACCGCATCGTCTACATGCGCAATGACGGCACCGTCAGCTTCATGCTCTACCCGGGGCAGGTCAACACGATCACCACGGAGAAGGCGGTCAACGACGGCGAGTGGCACCACATCGTGGCCACACTCAGCCCCACCTCCGGTGCCACGCTCTACGTGGACGGCAAGGTGGCCGCCTCGGACGCCTCCTTCACCTCCGGCCAGTCCTACTCCGGCTACTGGCGCGTGGGCGGCGACTCCCTCCAGGGAGTCAACGGGGCGCCCTCCAACTACTACATCCAGGCCGATATCGACGAGGTCGCCGTCTACGGCGCCCCGCTCGGCCCCTCCCAGGTCGCCACGCACTACACCCTGGGAAGCGGCAAGGAGGTCGAGCCCGACAAGGAGGACCCCAAGACCCCCGAGACAGGATCCGTCCTGCTGGCCGACGGCTTCGACCGCACCACCTCGCGCGGCTGGGGCAAGGCCGACACCGGTGGCTCGTGGACCCCGATCTGGAACGCCGACTCCCTGTCCACCAGTGACTCGGCGGGGCGCGTGGCCATGGCCGGCGCCCGGTCCTCGAGCTCCATCGGCTCGGAGGTGCTGGAGTCGACCTCCACCGACGCCGTCGTCGACTTCTCCCTGGACGCTCTTCCCGGCGGCAACGGAGCCTTCGTCTCCTACGTCGCTCGGGGCAATGACGCCGGTCAGTACCAGGCCACGGTCCGGGTCGGCGCCGCCGGTCCGCCGGTGGCGACCATCTCCAAGGTGGTCCAGGGCAGGGAGACCGCGCTGGGCACGATCCTGCTCACCGATGCCTACCAGCCGGGGCAGACCCTGCACCTGCGCATGGTCGTCTCGGGTGAGAAGTCCACGGCGGTCCAGGCCAAGCTCTGGGTCGGGGACACCGAGCCCGAGGAGTGGGGGACCGACATCGTCGACAATGACGAGAACCTCAAGGACGCCGGGCGCGTGGGCCTGAACACCTACATGTCCGGATCGGCGGGCCCCGACACGGTCACCCTGGCCATCGAGGGCATCACCATCAAGCAGCACTGA
- a CDS encoding YveK family protein, giving the protein MDPDTIITALRKNAILVVLHLVLGAILGLAYGLLTPAVYTSTATARVGVEQSSGSQSAASIQTYISSIMPTLVEIGTSEATLNQVSDATGLSPNELRNSISLSTKTETIIIEVSATHTDPAQAQSIAEAEMAALDSAARDISKTGQDSDLTLTLATLNSPTLPTDPSSLSSLKTSMIGALAGLAVGTGMALLLYKRSGSESQDEEAEPPVILGHTAARDS; this is encoded by the coding sequence ATGGACCCGGATACCATCATCACCGCGCTGCGCAAGAACGCCATTCTTGTCGTGCTCCACCTTGTGCTCGGCGCCATCCTCGGACTCGCCTACGGTCTGCTCACGCCGGCCGTCTACACCTCCACGGCCACGGCCAGAGTCGGGGTCGAGCAGTCCAGTGGCTCCCAGTCAGCGGCGAGTATCCAGACCTACATCAGCTCGATCATGCCGACCCTGGTGGAGATCGGCACCTCCGAGGCCACACTGAACCAGGTCTCCGATGCCACGGGCCTGAGCCCGAATGAGCTGCGGAACTCCATCTCCCTGTCCACCAAGACCGAGACCATCATCATCGAGGTCAGCGCCACCCACACCGACCCCGCCCAGGCCCAGTCCATCGCCGAGGCCGAGATGGCGGCCCTGGACTCCGCGGCCCGGGATATCTCCAAGACCGGCCAGGACTCGGATCTGACCCTGACCCTGGCCACCCTGAACTCCCCGACCCTGCCCACCGATCCCTCCAGCCTGTCCAGCCTCAAGACCTCCATGATCGGGGCCCTGGCCGGCCTGGCCGTGGGGACGGGCATGGCCCTGCTGCTGTACAAGCGCTCCGGCTCGGAGTCCCAGGACGAGGAGGCCGAGCCGCCCGTCATCCTCGGCCATACGGCCGCCCGGGACTCGTGA